One genomic region from Candidatus Nitrosopumilus koreensis AR1 encodes:
- a CDS encoding Mrp/NBP35 family ATP-binding protein — protein sequence MVGIDQVLEKLSTVIDPDLKKDIVSMGMIKDLELNDGNLKFTLELTTPACPFNAEIEEDVRKAIDELGVKNFDMNVTAKVMEGRSLDADTGMATVKNIIGVASGKGGVGKSTVSLNLALALQQTGAKVGLLDADIYGPSIPLMLGMKDGFMEVEDNKLQPAESNGLKVVSFGFFAEQAHQAAIYRGPIISGILKQFLVDTNWSDLDYLIVDLPPGTGDIPLTLAQTIPITGILVVTTPQDVASNVAVKAIGMFEKLNVPIIGVVENMSHFICPNCDEKHYIFGDGGAKKISEQFNMPFLGEIPLNSGIMSGSDVGKPIMITNPDSPSSVAFRIAAKNIAAQCSILAAKLQEEVESEGSNEESAPEASTN from the coding sequence ATGGTTGGAATAGATCAAGTCCTTGAAAAACTCAGTACTGTCATTGATCCTGATTTGAAAAAAGACATTGTATCAATGGGGATGATTAAAGACTTGGAACTTAACGACGGAAATTTGAAATTTACCTTAGAATTAACTACCCCTGCATGTCCATTTAACGCCGAAATTGAAGAGGATGTAAGAAAAGCAATTGATGAACTTGGCGTGAAAAATTTTGACATGAACGTGACTGCAAAAGTAATGGAAGGACGCTCACTTGATGCCGACACTGGAATGGCTACCGTCAAAAACATTATCGGTGTTGCAAGTGGAAAAGGCGGCGTAGGAAAATCAACAGTATCACTGAACTTAGCTTTGGCATTACAACAAACAGGTGCTAAAGTTGGATTGCTAGATGCTGACATTTATGGTCCAAGTATCCCTCTGATGCTCGGAATGAAAGATGGCTTTATGGAAGTTGAAGATAACAAACTTCAACCAGCAGAATCAAATGGTCTCAAAGTTGTTTCCTTTGGTTTCTTTGCCGAACAAGCTCATCAAGCAGCAATTTATCGTGGCCCAATTATTTCAGGCATTCTCAAACAATTTCTAGTTGATACAAACTGGTCTGACTTGGACTATCTTATTGTGGACCTTCCTCCTGGAACTGGTGATATTCCATTAACTCTTGCACAAACAATTCCTATTACCGGAATTTTAGTAGTCACTACACCCCAAGATGTTGCAAGTAATGTTGCAGTAAAAGCAATTGGAATGTTTGAAAAACTAAATGTTCCAATTATCGGTGTTGTTGAAAACATGAGTCATTTTATCTGTCCTAATTGTGATGAAAAACATTACATCTTTGGTGATGGTGGTGCAAAGAAAATTAGTGAACAGTTTAACATGCCTTTCTTAGGTGAAATTCCATTAAACTCTGGAATTATGTCTGGTTCTGATGTTGGAAAACCAATCATGATTACAAACCCTGATTCTCCAAGTTCTGTTGCATTTAGAATTGCCGCAAAGAATATTGCAGCACAATGCAGTATACTTGCAGCAAAACTCCAAGAAGAGGTAGAGTCTGAAGGCTCTAATGAAGAATCTGCTCCAGAGGCAAGTACAAACTAG
- a CDS encoding DNA-directed RNA polymerase yields MFSISTLVDVVRIPPSLFGTTLKKAAVNILKEKYESMINADLGYIIMILDAKVDEMGKMIAGDGGTFHRVQFEALTFYPKLQEIVQGEIVDITDFGAFVRIGPTDALLHLSQVMDDYLKSDVKSGMILANQSGRTLKVGSTLRARITAVSLGKAAAMGKIGITCRQPFLGADEWIEEEIKKSSGDAEEPAKEAKVEAS; encoded by the coding sequence TTGTTTTCTATATCTACCCTAGTTGATGTTGTCAGGATTCCTCCAAGCTTATTTGGAACCACACTCAAAAAGGCAGCTGTAAACATTCTCAAAGAAAAATACGAGAGTATGATTAACGCCGATTTAGGATACATCATCATGATTTTAGATGCCAAAGTCGATGAAATGGGAAAGATGATTGCAGGCGATGGCGGAACATTCCATAGAGTTCAATTTGAAGCATTAACATTTTATCCAAAATTACAAGAAATTGTACAAGGAGAGATTGTAGACATTACAGACTTTGGTGCATTTGTCAGAATTGGTCCAACAGATGCATTACTTCATTTATCACAAGTTATGGATGATTATCTCAAGAGTGATGTGAAATCTGGAATGATTTTAGCTAATCAAAGTGGAAGAACATTAAAAGTTGGTTCTACACTTCGCGCAAGAATTACTGCAGTATCATTAGGCAAAGCAGCCGCAATGGGAAAGATCGGAATCACATGCAGACAACCATTCCTTGGCGCAGACGAATGGATTGAAGAAGAGATTAAGAAATCTTCTGGCGATGCAGAAGAACCAGCAAAAGAAGCTAAAGTAGAGGCAAGTTAA
- the spt4 gene encoding transcription elongation factor subunit Spt4 → MAREMACRKCKYVTVGKVCPVCKSSDLTPDWSGVVLVVDPTNSEISKTLGITQKGKYAIKVT, encoded by the coding sequence ATGGCACGAGAAATGGCATGTAGAAAATGCAAGTATGTGACAGTGGGTAAAGTTTGTCCAGTATGCAAATCATCAGATTTGACGCCAGATTGGAGTGGGGTTGTACTAGTAGTAGACCCAACAAATTCTGAAATCTCAAAAACTCTAGGCATTACTCAAAAAGGCAAGTATGCAATCAAAGTAACATAA
- a CDS encoding aspartate dehydrogenase, protein MKRIALLGCGSMGTQIALAIESGTFPATLTHVYDASKDASASLVQKLTNKPEIVENPHLLSSQPIDIVVEAASQDAVKDVALSVLQNKKDLMIMSVGALLDESIYDILSDACKDFKKTIYLPSGAIAGLDGIKSVKDELESLSITTSKHPRSLKGAKFFETSNINLDEINSATTIFEGTAKAAVSLFPANINVAALLSLIGLGSAKTNVKIVADPNTDKNTHHIEATGKFGKMTFTIENIPDVNNPKTSRLAILSAIQTLKTYCSNDIQIGT, encoded by the coding sequence TTGAAACGAATAGCTCTTCTAGGGTGTGGTTCAATGGGAACTCAAATAGCATTAGCAATAGAATCTGGGACTTTTCCTGCAACTCTTACTCATGTTTATGATGCGTCTAAAGATGCTTCTGCATCACTTGTTCAAAAATTAACAAACAAACCTGAAATTGTTGAAAATCCTCACCTTTTGTCCTCTCAGCCAATAGATATTGTTGTAGAAGCTGCATCTCAAGATGCAGTAAAAGATGTAGCACTAAGTGTTTTACAAAACAAAAAAGATCTGATGATCATGAGTGTTGGTGCATTACTTGATGAATCAATCTATGATATTTTGTCAGATGCATGCAAAGATTTTAAAAAAACAATTTATCTTCCTTCAGGTGCTATTGCAGGACTGGATGGAATTAAATCTGTTAAAGATGAATTAGAATCTCTATCTATCACAACATCAAAACATCCACGCTCACTAAAAGGTGCAAAATTCTTTGAAACTTCTAACATCAATTTGGATGAAATTAATTCTGCTACAACTATTTTTGAAGGAACTGCAAAAGCAGCAGTATCCTTGTTCCCTGCAAACATCAATGTTGCAGCACTTTTATCCTTGATTGGACTAGGTAGCGCAAAAACAAATGTAAAAATCGTTGCAGATCCAAACACTGACAAGAATACTCATCATATCGAGGCTACAGGAAAATTTGGAAAGATGACTTTTACTATAGAAAATATTCCCGATGTAAATAATCCCAAAACTAGTAGATTGGCAATTCTATCTGCTATTCAAACTCTGAAAACATACTGTTCTAATGATATTCAGATTGGCACATAA
- a CDS encoding DNA double-strand break repair nuclease NurA, with protein sequence MAKTSNTKKQFEKLGSLAGDIFYYNHVTKGPGFSKLFVEKKYGTDKIISSTFVRLSDSTPIIKLEFLGEQHDEKEIKLVINKLYKTSIGGYPYALKLAHNNCKISDKELAKMVSLLGLSNEIGSREVLG encoded by the coding sequence ATTGCAAAAACATCAAACACAAAAAAACAATTTGAAAAATTAGGTTCGCTTGCAGGAGATATTTTTTATTATAATCATGTTACAAAAGGTCCAGGATTCAGTAAGTTATTTGTAGAAAAAAAATATGGAACTGACAAAATCATATCATCAACATTTGTAAGATTAAGTGATTCTACACCAATTATCAAGTTAGAATTTCTTGGAGAACAGCATGATGAAAAAGAGATAAAATTAGTCATAAACAAACTATACAAAACAAGTATTGGAGGATATCCATACGCATTAAAACTTGCACATAATAACTGTAAAATATCTGATAAAGAGCTTGCAAAGATGGTTAGTTTGTTAGGTCTAAGTAACGAGATTGGTTCACGTGAGGTACTGGGTTGA
- a CDS encoding PEFG-CTERM sorting domain-containing protein yields the protein MKNQIFLFVMMFSLLIIFPTNVYAEHVLGVEAFAQYLDISQLEAEKFVFEFDEISYDVYYGYHGSMDDSMTEGLGDPTVKEMTINQENKSIEVAFKEVPEKTDFWVRVPFEVLTAEKEKYQVLIDGVDTGYDIMKMPDGYVIGMIISENTKHVEIIGTNVIPEFGAYVTLILAISIIGLVFFAKKFSLGNNFPRID from the coding sequence ATGAAAAATCAAATTTTTCTTTTTGTAATGATGTTTTCTCTGTTAATCATATTTCCAACAAATGTGTATGCTGAACATGTTTTAGGCGTTGAAGCATTTGCACAGTATCTTGATATCTCTCAATTAGAAGCTGAAAAATTTGTCTTTGAATTTGATGAAATTTCTTATGATGTTTACTATGGTTATCATGGAAGCATGGATGACTCTATGACTGAGGGCTTAGGTGATCCAACTGTCAAAGAAATGACTATCAATCAAGAAAACAAATCCATAGAGGTTGCTTTTAAAGAAGTTCCAGAAAAAACAGATTTTTGGGTAAGGGTACCTTTTGAAGTTCTAACTGCTGAGAAGGAAAAATATCAAGTGTTGATTGATGGCGTGGACACTGGATATGATATAATGAAAATGCCTGATGGTTATGTAATTGGAATGATAATTTCTGAAAATACAAAACATGTAGAAATCATTGGCACAAACGTAATTCCTGAATTTGGTGCATATGTGACTCTGATTTTGGCAATTTCTATTATAGGATTGGTGTTTTTTGCTAAAAAATTCTCTTTAGGAAATAATTTCCCTAGAATTGACTAA
- the nadC gene encoding carboxylating nicotinate-nucleotide diphosphorylase encodes MLSFNSKKQLSQFLAEDIGKGDITSALLPKKKVTVRIISRESAIVGGATYAKTIFKIKGCNVKILKKDGSKIRPNQTVMIISGDAGKILMCERTALNLLTRMSGIATQTNELVKKIPKKTKIYATRKTAPGLRYFDKEAVEIGGGKKHRLRLDEMVMIKDNHIAVDSLESLIKKAKKKHKKFEVEVENTTDAVLAAKEGATIIMLDNFSPKQIKKTIQVLKNHKLRKNILLEASGGINSKNISTYGQTGVDIISVGSITNSVKGIDMSLEV; translated from the coding sequence ATGTTGTCATTTAATTCAAAAAAACAATTATCACAATTTTTAGCAGAAGACATCGGTAAAGGAGATATTACTAGTGCACTTTTACCAAAGAAAAAAGTCACAGTTAGAATAATTTCACGAGAATCCGCAATTGTGGGAGGGGCAACATACGCAAAAACTATTTTCAAAATTAAAGGATGTAATGTAAAAATTTTGAAAAAGGATGGCTCAAAAATACGACCAAATCAAACAGTTATGATCATTTCAGGAGATGCTGGAAAAATTTTGATGTGTGAGAGAACAGCACTTAATCTTTTAACAAGAATGAGTGGAATTGCAACTCAGACAAATGAACTTGTAAAAAAAATTCCAAAAAAAACAAAAATCTATGCCACAAGAAAGACAGCCCCAGGACTACGATACTTTGACAAAGAAGCAGTAGAGATAGGAGGAGGTAAAAAACATAGATTAAGATTAGACGAAATGGTTATGATTAAAGACAATCACATCGCAGTTGATTCTCTAGAGTCACTAATTAAAAAAGCCAAGAAAAAACACAAAAAATTTGAGGTCGAGGTTGAAAACACTACAGATGCAGTACTTGCTGCAAAAGAAGGGGCAACAATAATCATGTTAGACAACTTCTCTCCAAAACAAATCAAAAAGACAATACAGGTTCTCAAAAATCATAAATTACGAAAAAATATCCTGCTTGAAGCATCTGGAGGAATTAATTCAAAAAATATTTCCACATATGGACAAACAGGAGTAGACATCATTTCAGTTGGAAGTATTACAAACTCTGTTAAAGGAATTGATATGAGTTTGGAAGTCTAA
- the nadA gene encoding quinolinate synthase NadA, with translation MKDAEFVIHPECSCTTPMMYDVADGSFDDQKVSILSTEGMLNHVKESKAKNFVVATETGILYKMRQQNPDKKFIPASEKAECQYMKMITLEKVYDALVNEKNIVTVPKEIADKARLAIDRMLAIS, from the coding sequence ATGAAAGATGCTGAATTTGTAATTCATCCTGAATGTAGTTGTACAACTCCTATGATGTATGATGTTGCAGATGGAAGTTTTGATGATCAAAAAGTTTCCATTCTTTCTACTGAGGGAATGTTAAATCATGTGAAAGAATCAAAAGCTAAAAACTTTGTTGTTGCAACTGAAACTGGAATTTTATATAAAATGAGACAACAAAATCCAGATAAAAAATTCATTCCTGCCTCAGAAAAAGCTGAATGCCAGTACATGAAAATGATCACACTTGAAAAAGTGTATGATGCACTTGTAAATGAAAAAAATATTGTTACTGTTCCAAAAGAAATTGCAGACAAGGCTCGTTTAGCAATTGATAGAATGCTTGCAATAAGCTAA
- a CDS encoding DM13 domain-containing protein — protein MNKYLIPIIAIAIIGSVSVFAISPYFTESSIDEALPTDAVVQPMMEETMMEETMMEETMMEETMMEETMMEETIPVSYSGTFIGVGDGIHDAQGDAYTIPLADGGNVLRLENFKSTNGPDLYVYLATDDDASEFVNLGELKANKGNQNYEIPVDTDLTKYNKVLIWCQAFSVLFGSAELS, from the coding sequence ATGAACAAATATCTGATACCAATTATTGCAATAGCAATTATTGGCTCTGTATCTGTATTTGCAATATCTCCTTATTTTACAGAATCTAGTATTGATGAGGCATTGCCTACTGATGCAGTTGTTCAACCTATGATGGAAGAAACTATGATGGAAGAAACTATGATGGAAGAAACTATGATGGAAGAAACTATGATGGAAGAAACTATGATGGAAGAAACAATTCCTGTTTCTTATTCTGGAACTTTTATCGGTGTAGGTGATGGAATTCATGATGCACAAGGTGATGCATACACTATTCCTCTTGCAGATGGTGGCAACGTCTTACGATTAGAGAATTTCAAATCCACTAATGGTCCTGATTTGTATGTCTACTTAGCAACTGATGATGATGCCTCAGAGTTTGTGAATCTAGGTGAACTCAAAGCAAACAAGGGAAATCAAAACTATGAAATCCCTGTTGATACTGATCTGACAAAATACAACAAGGTCTTGATTTGGTGTCAAGCATTTAGTGTGTTGTTTGGTAGTGCAGAACTATCTTAA
- a CDS encoding sodium-translocating pyrophosphatase gives MEIAEILPFIAGIASFLVAGGLVAWISKQPSGTKEMMDISNAVKVGAAAFLKREMKIIIPVAIALTVIIGAFLTPSNGLAFAVGAALSAVAGIISLKITVKAAVRAAHLSNDGLGKTFAMAFRGGATVGLAVPAMALMAIAGLYVIFPDPITIAGVGIGASLIALFIRIGGGIFTKAADMGADLVGKVEANIPEDDPRNPATIADNVGDNVGDAAGMGSDVYESYIVTILAALLIAALIGAPNYFLYPILIGSSGMIASIIGVVIVGSKGVTDVMKPLNRSFYVSAGIAIALNYVFITQFIEQSAAGIALFGTTVIGVILVPVIQKITDNYTSYKHGPVNEIADSAKWGYASLTLMGIIKGMQSTGPFMIALVVAIIISYSIASAAAPEGADPVLYGIFGTALTAMAMLSLAGIVLSIDAFGPIADNAGGIVEMTGMGEENRKVTDEIDAVGNTTKAVTKGFAIASAALAALAMIQAFQFEAAHIFEGVLDLDYSLTNPAIIVGLLIGGLIPFIITGQLINGVSRAAGKMVDEVRRQFKSDPGILTGKSKPDYAKCVDIATVASIRELYKPALVAILAPIILGVLLGPTAVAGLLMGAVVTGILLAYHLANTGGAWDNAKKLVEMKGEKGSEVHKVAVVGDIIGDPYKDTAGPALNTVIKLLNTIAIVFVSAFVAIIAL, from the coding sequence ATGGAAATCGCTGAGATTCTGCCATTTATCGCAGGAATTGCATCATTTTTAGTCGCTGGCGGATTGGTTGCTTGGATTTCAAAGCAGCCTTCTGGAACAAAAGAGATGATGGATATCTCAAATGCTGTCAAAGTTGGCGCTGCAGCATTTCTAAAAAGAGAGATGAAAATTATCATTCCTGTTGCAATTGCATTAACAGTGATTATTGGCGCATTTCTTACTCCCTCAAACGGTCTTGCGTTTGCAGTTGGCGCAGCATTGTCTGCAGTTGCAGGAATTATCTCATTAAAAATTACAGTAAAAGCAGCAGTAAGAGCTGCTCATCTTAGCAATGATGGTCTTGGAAAGACTTTTGCTATGGCCTTTAGAGGTGGTGCAACTGTCGGTCTTGCAGTACCTGCAATGGCATTAATGGCAATTGCAGGATTGTATGTCATTTTCCCTGACCCCATCACAATTGCTGGTGTGGGAATTGGCGCAAGTTTAATTGCATTATTCATTAGAATTGGTGGTGGTATTTTCACAAAGGCTGCAGATATGGGTGCAGACTTGGTAGGAAAGGTTGAAGCAAATATTCCTGAGGATGATCCTAGAAACCCTGCAACTATCGCAGATAACGTAGGAGATAATGTTGGAGATGCAGCAGGAATGGGTTCTGATGTTTATGAGTCTTATATTGTTACAATTTTAGCAGCATTACTAATTGCGGCACTAATTGGTGCTCCAAACTATTTCCTTTACCCAATTCTAATCGGCTCATCTGGAATGATTGCATCAATTATTGGTGTTGTCATTGTTGGCTCTAAAGGAGTAACTGATGTAATGAAACCGCTTAATCGTTCATTCTATGTTTCAGCTGGGATTGCAATTGCATTAAACTATGTATTCATCACACAATTCATTGAACAATCCGCTGCAGGAATTGCATTGTTTGGGACAACCGTAATTGGTGTTATTCTAGTACCTGTGATTCAAAAAATTACTGATAACTATACTAGTTACAAGCATGGTCCTGTAAATGAAATTGCAGATTCTGCAAAGTGGGGATATGCATCATTAACATTAATGGGCATTATCAAAGGTATGCAATCAACAGGCCCTTTCATGATTGCACTAGTTGTTGCAATCATTATCTCTTACAGTATTGCATCTGCAGCAGCTCCTGAAGGCGCAGATCCTGTATTGTATGGAATCTTTGGAACTGCTCTAACTGCAATGGCAATGTTGAGTCTTGCAGGAATTGTTCTAAGTATTGATGCATTTGGCCCAATTGCAGATAATGCAGGAGGTATTGTTGAGATGACTGGCATGGGTGAAGAAAACCGTAAAGTCACAGATGAAATTGATGCAGTTGGAAATACTACCAAGGCAGTTACGAAGGGATTTGCTATTGCAAGTGCTGCACTAGCTGCATTGGCCATGATTCAGGCATTCCAATTTGAGGCAGCTCATATCTTTGAAGGAGTTTTAGATTTAGATTATAGTTTAACGAACCCTGCAATTATTGTAGGTCTTTTGATTGGTGGACTGATTCCATTTATCATCACAGGCCAACTAATCAATGGTGTATCTCGTGCTGCCGGAAAGATGGTAGATGAGGTAAGAAGACAATTCAAGTCAGATCCAGGAATTCTTACTGGTAAATCAAAACCAGATTATGCTAAATGTGTAGATATTGCAACTGTTGCTTCTATTAGAGAACTTTACAAACCTGCATTAGTTGCAATCCTTGCTCCAATTATTCTAGGTGTTTTGTTAGGTCCAACTGCAGTAGCTGGATTGTTAATGGGTGCTGTGGTTACTGGAATACTCCTTGCATATCACTTGGCAAATACTGGTGGCGCATGGGATAATGCAAAGAAACTAGTTGAGATGAAAGGCGAAAAAGGTTCTGAAGTTCACAAGGTGGCAGTTGTTGGTGATATTATAGGTGATCCTTACAAAGACACTGCAGGTCCTGCACTTAACACTGTAATCAAATTGCTAAATACAATTGCAATCGTGTTTGTATCTGCATTTGTTGCAATCATTGCACTTTAG
- a CDS encoding ATP-binding protein, whose product MSLGFVVGESKPTFVTAITQRALSVGEYIKISSDEGEILGLVEKSAVSSAAFADVKNFDEASESTEIAEINKRDKTFTAHIGILGFLENLRKGQSIIPAIPPIPGTEITQPSKQDLEEIFSPKNEGWVKIGNLLRNKTIDAKVNLDKIVSRHLGILAMTGMGKSNLVSLVTKQISKLKGTVIIFDYHNDYTALNIPLINVIDAKINPRLLDADQLSEVLEIRDGANVQQRVLRMAFTKHVKESKEFWSKLENEVDFIVNSEDKKLKEIRTSAYRVQDIIEEAQRRFEDILDPDMGDPISFIKEGRTNILNISELSEKQANVAVAFYLQQLLKDRKDASIARHGKSKRERSYKFNSPIFVIIEEAHVFIPKDHDTSAKYWAAKIAREGRKFGLGLGIVSQRPRSVDLNVLSQMGSFAIMKIIQEDDQRQIASATESTSRELIAQLTSLNVGDAVLVGQWTNLPSLVHVEEVKEKIMGADQSAVNAWANAEKMKKVAVESTQGLVQKDLLLD is encoded by the coding sequence TTGAGTCTGGGTTTTGTTGTTGGTGAATCCAAACCAACATTTGTTACTGCAATTACACAGAGAGCATTATCAGTTGGAGAATACATCAAAATATCTTCAGATGAAGGAGAGATTTTAGGATTAGTTGAAAAATCAGCAGTGTCTAGTGCTGCCTTTGCAGATGTTAAGAATTTTGATGAAGCATCAGAGAGCACAGAAATTGCAGAGATAAACAAGCGTGACAAAACATTTACTGCACATATTGGAATTTTGGGTTTTTTAGAAAACTTGAGGAAGGGTCAATCAATAATACCTGCAATACCACCAATCCCAGGCACTGAAATCACCCAACCAAGCAAGCAAGACCTAGAAGAGATTTTTAGTCCAAAAAATGAAGGATGGGTAAAGATTGGAAATCTTTTGAGAAATAAAACAATCGATGCGAAAGTAAACTTGGACAAAATTGTTTCAAGACATCTAGGAATTTTAGCGATGACAGGAATGGGGAAAAGTAATCTTGTATCACTAGTTACAAAACAGATTTCAAAACTAAAAGGCACCGTAATAATTTTTGATTATCATAATGATTACACGGCACTAAACATTCCACTAATCAATGTAATAGATGCAAAGATCAATCCAAGATTACTCGATGCAGACCAACTCTCAGAAGTTTTAGAAATTAGAGATGGTGCAAATGTTCAACAACGTGTTTTAAGAATGGCATTCACAAAACATGTCAAAGAATCAAAAGAGTTTTGGAGTAAATTAGAAAACGAGGTAGATTTTATTGTTAATTCAGAAGACAAAAAGCTAAAAGAGATCAGAACGTCAGCATATAGAGTTCAAGACATCATAGAAGAAGCTCAACGTAGGTTTGAAGACATTTTAGATCCTGACATGGGTGATCCGATTAGTTTTATCAAAGAAGGACGTACCAACATCCTAAACATTTCAGAATTATCAGAAAAACAAGCAAATGTTGCAGTTGCATTTTACTTACAACAACTACTCAAAGATAGAAAAGATGCAAGTATTGCAAGACATGGTAAAAGTAAGAGAGAAAGAAGTTACAAATTCAATTCACCAATTTTTGTAATAATAGAAGAGGCACATGTTTTTATTCCAAAAGATCATGATACGAGTGCAAAATACTGGGCCGCAAAAATTGCAAGGGAAGGAAGAAAATTTGGATTAGGATTAGGAATTGTATCTCAAAGACCTAGGAGTGTCGACCTTAATGTTCTCAGCCAGATGGGTTCATTTGCAATAATGAAAATAATTCAAGAAGACGACCAACGCCAAATAGCCTCAGCAACAGAGTCAACTAGCCGTGAGTTGATTGCTCAACTGACATCACTAAATGTAGGTGATGCAGTCCTGGTTGGACAATGGACAAATTTACCATCACTTGTACATGTGGAGGAGGTCAAAGAGAAGATAATGGGAGCAGATCAAAGTGCAGTCAATGCATGGGCCAATGCAGAAAAAATGAAAAAAGTTGCAGTAGAGTCAACACAGGGACTTGTTCAAAAAGATTTGTTATTAGACTGA
- a CDS encoding quinolinate synthase NadA, producing MLVQQTSKIKEEIERLKNEKDVVILAHNYQIPEVQDVADFTGDSLGLSRQAANVSQKTILFCGVNFMAETAAIISPQKKVILPDLEAGCSLSDSITVDELRDWKKQHPGAIAVGYVNTTAEIKAELDYCCTSSNAVNVVKAIPEDKEILFLPDMFLGSYVAKMTGRKNMHIWAGECHVHAGITPEDVTKN from the coding sequence ATGCTCGTACAACAAACCTCCAAAATAAAAGAAGAGATTGAACGTCTCAAAAATGAAAAGGATGTAGTAATTCTTGCTCATAATTATCAAATCCCTGAAGTTCAAGATGTGGCAGATTTTACAGGTGACTCTTTAGGTTTATCAAGACAAGCAGCAAATGTTTCCCAAAAGACAATTCTCTTTTGTGGTGTAAACTTTATGGCTGAAACTGCTGCAATTATCAGCCCTCAAAAAAAAGTAATCTTGCCTGATTTAGAAGCAGGATGTTCCCTATCTGATTCAATTACTGTGGATGAATTAAGAGATTGGAAAAAACAACATCCTGGCGCAATTGCAGTTGGATATGTTAACACTACTGCAGAGATTAAAGCAGAACTTGATTATTGTTGTACATCTTCTAATGCAGTAAATGTAGTTAAAGCAATTCCTGAAGACAAAGAAATTCTATTTTTGCCTGATATGTTTTTGGGTTCTTATGTTGCAAAGATGACTGGTAGAAAAAATATGCACATATGGGCAGGAGAATGTCATGTTCATGCCGGTATTACCCCTGAAGATGTAACAAAAAATTAA
- a CDS encoding GTP-dependent dephospho-CoA kinase family protein, with product MKIPLGTLIPESQSNKENILKHIEQNSYIITVGDRTTEKMIGFDLIPSLQIVDGIEKREKREPPKLANATEITVDNPPAEITSQSIDVIKKAFLMKTPIRILVTGEEDLLVLPVCIHAPENSVVLYGQPNEGLVVVKINSEIRNKVQSLLDLME from the coding sequence ATGAAAATCCCTTTGGGTACTCTTATACCTGAAAGTCAATCAAACAAAGAAAATATTCTCAAACATATTGAGCAAAATTCCTACATCATTACAGTTGGTGATAGAACCACTGAAAAGATGATTGGTTTTGATTTAATTCCATCATTACAGATTGTAGATGGTATCGAAAAAAGAGAAAAACGAGAACCGCCAAAACTTGCAAACGCAACTGAGATAACTGTTGATAACCCTCCTGCCGAAATCACTTCTCAAAGTATTGATGTAATCAAAAAGGCATTTTTGATGAAAACTCCAATACGAATTCTTGTAACTGGTGAAGAAGACCTTTTGGTATTGCCCGTTTGTATTCATGCTCCTGAAAATTCTGTTGTATTGTACGGTCAACCAAATGAAGGACTCGTGGTAGTCAAAATTAACTCAGAAATTAGAAATAAAGTACAAAGTCTACTTGATTTAATGGAATAA
- a CDS encoding tetratricopeptide repeat protein, which translates to MIILVGLFSRTPKDPNQKRNAEKFKEFKKLAKQKKYDEALKSGTEYLRMVPNNHDALFTVGGIYYLKKKYKTAVSYFDKALEIASYDVDVLLLKAYSHQKLGENKRAIQCCEKIQEVDPKNKSVSALLSELKIS; encoded by the coding sequence GTGATTATTTTGGTTGGATTATTCAGTAGAACTCCTAAGGATCCTAATCAAAAAAGAAATGCTGAAAAATTTAAAGAATTTAAAAAACTTGCAAAACAAAAAAAATATGACGAAGCTCTAAAATCCGGTACAGAATATCTGAGAATGGTGCCAAATAATCATGACGCATTGTTTACTGTAGGTGGAATTTATTATCTGAAAAAAAAGTACAAAACTGCCGTATCTTATTTCGATAAGGCACTTGAAATTGCTTCTTATGATGTGGATGTCCTACTTTTGAAAGCATATTCGCATCAAAAATTAGGTGAAAACAAAAGAGCAATTCAATGCTGTGAAAAAATACAAGAAGTTGATCCAAAAAACAAGTCAGTTTCAGCCCTTTTATCTGAGTTAAAGATCTCATGA